From the Pseudomonas syringae KCTC 12500 genome, the window AAGGCGCGCAACATGGCTGCCGTCCGCCTGTGTGACGGCGCGGTTCGGTGCCTCGGGCAGGCTGAAACCGCGTGCCGTGAGGTAGTCAGCGCTTTGCGTGCCGCGAAATCCCACGCGTGGCCGATCGGTCAGGTCTTGCAGCGTGCACAAGGCGCGCGCGGTGGCGCCGACAGGGCTGTTCTGGATAAGGCTGGTCATGGGTCAGAGCTCCTGGCGCTGGTTTTCAGGGTCGAAGAAGGGCAGTTTCACGACGGTTGCCTGAACCACCACGCCATCTTCGACGCGGATCGGAATCTGCTGGCCGGGAGTGCTCTGGTCGAACGCGGCATAGGCCATGCCGATGATCATGCCCAGGGTCGAGGAGTACTCGCAGGACGTCACATTGCCACTGATGTCCGGGCCCTTGAGCACCAGATGGCCCTCAAGCGGCAGCGGGCTGGCCTTGGGCAGGGTGAAGCCAACCAGTTTGCGCTTCTGCGGCCGGGCTTCGAGGATGTCCACCGAGCGGCGGCCGACGAAGAACGGCTTGCTGCGGCTGACGGCCCAACCCATGTCGATCTCGACCGGGTGGGTCATGCCGTCGGTGTCCTGGCTGATAATGACGTGGCCTTTTTCCAGACGTAACAGGCGTTGCGTCTCGACGCCGAACGGACGCATGTCGAAGGCCTTGCCAGCCTCGACAAGTGCATCCCAGAGCCTGAGCGCGTGACGAGCGGGAACGTGGATCTCGTAGCCCAGTTCACCTACAAAGCCGACCCGCAACAGCCGCGCCTTGATACCGGCAACAGTGCCCAGGCGCACGCCAAGATAAGGGAAACCTGCGCCAGACAGATCAAGGTCGGTACAGACCTGCTCCAGCACCTTGCGCGAATCCGGACCTGCCACGTTGACTGCAGCAATGGCCGCCGTGACATTGGTGATGTCCACGTTCAGACGCCACTGGGCATTCCACTTGAGCATCTGCTGATAAATGCGATCCACACCGCTGGTGGTGGCAGTGACGTAGAAATGCTGTTCGGCAAAGCGCGCGCAAACGCCGTCGTCGATGACCACGCCTTGCTCGTTGGTCATCAGCGCATAACGCGAACGCCCGACCGGCTGTTTGAGAAAGGCGAAGGTATACAGGCAGTTGAGCAGCTCGGCGGCATCGGGGCCGCGCACGTCCAGGCCGCCGAGTGTCGACACGTCGATGATGCCGACCTTGTTGCGCACGTGCAGCGCTTCCTGCTGCATGCAGGCATCGCGTTGCGAGGGTTTGCCATAGAACGCGGGACGCTGCCAGATCCCGGCCGGCATCATTTTCGCGCCTGCCTGCACATGACGCTGGTGCATGGGCGTCTGCCGATACGGATCGAAGGCACGACCTGCAACATGTGCCAGTTTCTCTGCCTCGAAGGGCGGCCGGGCCGTGGTCACGCCGGTTTCACTGACACTGCGCTGGGTCGAGGCAGCCACCAGTCGTGCGGTAGGCAGTGCCGAGTGACGACCCTGTGAGGGGCCCATGCCCACCGTGGAATAGCGTTTTACCAACTGGATGTCGCGATAGCCGATGCGCGTGGCATTGACGATATCGCGTACCTGAAGGTCTTCGTCGAAGTCGACAAAGTCCTTGCCGTCAGGGTGCGGGAAGATCGGCCAGGCGAAGTTGACCTGCGCTTCGCTGCGCAGCGCGGCAGGTTTGTCAGCCGATGCCAGGCCAAGTGCCGAGACCACGCTGGCGGCGGCATGGGCGGCATCGGCCAGTACGTTGTCCAGCGCGTGGTAACCGTTGACCGAGCCTGCGATGCTCAGGTTCTGTGGCAGGCTACTGATGGCGAATTCGGCCTGCTGATCGTCATAGGCCAGCTTGCCGCCGGCCTGACACAACAACTGGTAGACCGGCATATAGCCGCCTGACATGCACAACAGATCGCAGTCGACACGCGAGCCGCTGTTCGCCACCTGACCCTGGCCGGTGATCTTGCGCAGTTCGGCGCCGCTCACATGGCGCATGCCTTTCTCATGCAGCGCTTCATAGACCGTTGTGTTCACGTGGCAGACGATGCCGCGCTTCTCCAGAGCAAGCCGCAGCGTCCGGTCCGACGGGCTGCTGCGCATGTCGGCCACTGCGACCACGTCGACGCCCTGATCGTGCAAATCCAGTGCGGCGAGGTAACCGTCATCATTGCCGGTCAGCACCACCGCGCGTTTGCCAGGCTTGACGGCGTACAACTTGATCAGCCGCTGTACGGCGCTGGTCAGCATCACGCCAGGGAGGTCGTTGTTGCGGAAAATCACCGGCTGATCGAACGAGCCACTGCACACCAGACAGTGCGTGGCGCGCACCTTGTACAAACGCTTGCCCTGAATCACCGGCAGGTAGTTGTTGGTGAAC encodes:
- a CDS encoding 2Fe-2S iron-sulfur cluster-binding protein produces the protein MTTPARLPAPMGLLIDRTRPLTFSFDGKTYQGLQGDSIASALLANGRFLLSRSFKYHRPRGPLTMAGQDANSLIQLPHEPNVMADTVALQEGLQATGQNFSGSLDNDRDAYLGKFSKFMPVGFYYRSFYKPKGMWKVWEPVIRKKAGLGVLDLTFQPEYYDKAYLFTDLAVIGAGPAGLQAALSAANAGAKVLLIEQQPILGGSLAYARFDVDGLRAEQLRRELVAAVEAHDNIQVLKQATCNAWFTNNYLPVIQGKRLYKVRATHCLVCSGSFDQPVIFRNNDLPGVMLTSAVQRLIKLYAVKPGKRAVVLTGNDDGYLAALDLHDQGVDVVAVADMRSSPSDRTLRLALEKRGIVCHVNTTVYEALHEKGMRHVSGAELRKITGQGQVANSGSRVDCDLLCMSGGYMPVYQLLCQAGGKLAYDDQQAEFAISSLPQNLSIAGSVNGYHALDNVLADAAHAAASVVSALGLASADKPAALRSEAQVNFAWPIFPHPDGKDFVDFDEDLQVRDIVNATRIGYRDIQLVKRYSTVGMGPSQGRHSALPTARLVAASTQRSVSETGVTTARPPFEAEKLAHVAGRAFDPYRQTPMHQRHVQAGAKMMPAGIWQRPAFYGKPSQRDACMQQEALHVRNKVGIIDVSTLGGLDVRGPDAAELLNCLYTFAFLKQPVGRSRYALMTNEQGVVIDDGVCARFAEQHFYVTATTSGVDRIYQQMLKWNAQWRLNVDITNVTAAIAAVNVAGPDSRKVLEQVCTDLDLSGAGFPYLGVRLGTVAGIKARLLRVGFVGELGYEIHVPARHALRLWDALVEAGKAFDMRPFGVETQRLLRLEKGHVIISQDTDGMTHPVEIDMGWAVSRSKPFFVGRRSVDILEARPQKRKLVGFTLPKASPLPLEGHLVLKGPDISGNVTSCEYSSTLGMIIGMAYAAFDQSTPGQQIPIRVEDGVVVQATVVKLPFFDPENQRQEL